One genomic window of Desulfovibrio desulfuricans includes the following:
- the rpoC gene encoding DNA-directed RNA polymerase subunit beta' — MSLDDLFTARGASTNVTNIRNLKAIQISIASPEAIREWSYGEVKKPETINYRTFKPERDGLFCAKIFGPVKDYECNCGKYKRMKHRGIVCEKCGVEVIASKVRRERMGHIELAAPVAHIWFLKTLPSKIGTLLDMTMADLEKVLYFDSYIVLDPGQTNLQKRQVISEDQYLQILDHYGTDEVLTVGMGAEAVRSLLEELELEKLRAELREEGESTKSQTKKKKITKRLKIVEAFLESDNKPEWMIMEVIPVIPPELRPLVPLDGGRFATSDLNDLYRRVINRNNRLKRLMELGAPEIIIRNEKRMLQEAVDALFDNGRRGRAIAGTNGRPLKSLSDMIKGKQGRFRQNLLGKRVDYSGRSVITVGPYLKLHQCGLPKKMALELFKPFIYAELEKRGHASTIKSAKKMVEREELVVWDILSEVVREYPILLNRAPTLHRLGIQAFEPLLVEGKAIRLHPLVCSAYNADFDGDQMAVHIPLSVEAQIECRVLMMSTNNILSPANGGPVIVPSQDIVLGLYYMTAERSFELGEGMTFCAPWEVEAAYDGGQVSLHARVKVRMPDGHVYDTTPGRVLVSDILPEKLGFEHVNCVLTKKNIARLVGAAYRHCGIKATVILCDRLKDMGYEFATRAGVTIGVKDLTIPESKKHILAASQAEVDDIEHQYRDGIITRTEKYNKVVDVWTKATQDVSAEMIKDISYDILTDPKTGKQEKNQSFNPIFMMSNSGARGNQDQMRQLAGMRGLMAKPSGEIIETPITSSFREGLSVLQYFTSTHGARKGLADTALKTANSGYLTRRLVDVVQDVIVCEHDCGTVDGIELTHLKDGGDIKTPLAERVIGRVLLYPVFDPDDPNTVLMPENTLIEEKEAQLISDKGISSITVRSPLTCQAERGICALCYGRDLARGHLVNTGETVGIIAAQSIGEPGTQLTMRTFHIGGTASSTIEKNKFEAQNAGRVILNRVRAVTNRDGVELVLGKSGQLTIVDAQGREREKYILPNGARLLVHDGQEVTKGVVLAEWDPFNEPFVCEEEGVIRFTDIIDGKTVQEKVDDITRQASLTIMEYRTTNFRPSISICDEHGSVKKRSHGGTAAVYTLPVGSIIMIKDGADIQAGDIIARKPRETSKTKDIVGGLPRVAELFEVRKPKDMAVVSEIAGTVTYAGESKGKRKLVVTPEIGEAKEYLVPKGKHITAADGDFVEAGDPLTEGYPELHDILRTRGEKYLARYLVDEIQEVYRFQGVGIDDKHIEVIVRQMLKKVTVLDCGGTSFLVGEQVDKAEFKAENQKVIAEGRKPATAEPLVLGITQASLTTSSFISAASFQETTKVLTEASLKGKMDYLRGLKENVIVGRLIPAGTGYREYVNGDIVVPDQKERPDKFLEDLEENPVLVDLNN; from the coding sequence ATGAGCCTGGACGATCTTTTCACCGCACGCGGCGCGTCGACCAACGTGACGAACATCCGCAACCTGAAAGCCATCCAGATTTCCATCGCATCGCCCGAGGCCATTCGTGAATGGTCTTACGGCGAAGTGAAAAAGCCGGAAACCATCAATTATCGTACCTTCAAGCCGGAACGCGATGGCCTGTTCTGCGCCAAGATTTTCGGCCCCGTGAAGGACTATGAATGCAACTGCGGCAAATACAAGCGCATGAAGCACCGCGGCATCGTCTGCGAAAAGTGCGGCGTTGAAGTTATTGCCTCCAAGGTGCGCCGCGAGCGCATGGGCCACATTGAGCTGGCCGCGCCCGTTGCCCACATCTGGTTTTTGAAGACCCTGCCTTCCAAGATCGGCACCCTGCTCGACATGACCATGGCCGATCTGGAAAAGGTGCTGTACTTCGACTCCTACATCGTTCTTGATCCCGGTCAGACCAATCTGCAGAAGCGTCAGGTCATCTCTGAAGACCAGTACCTCCAGATTCTTGACCACTACGGCACGGACGAAGTTCTGACCGTGGGCATGGGCGCGGAAGCCGTGCGCAGCCTGCTGGAAGAACTGGAGCTGGAAAAGCTGCGCGCCGAACTGCGCGAAGAAGGCGAATCCACCAAGAGCCAGACCAAGAAGAAAAAGATCACCAAGCGCCTCAAGATTGTTGAAGCCTTCCTTGAGTCGGACAACAAGCCCGAATGGATGATTATGGAAGTCATTCCCGTCATCCCGCCGGAACTGCGTCCTCTGGTGCCGCTGGACGGTGGCCGCTTTGCCACCTCTGACCTCAACGACCTTTACCGTCGTGTGATCAACCGCAACAACCGTCTGAAACGGCTGATGGAACTGGGCGCGCCCGAAATCATCATCCGCAACGAAAAGCGCATGCTTCAGGAAGCTGTGGACGCGCTCTTCGACAACGGTCGTCGTGGCCGCGCCATTGCAGGCACCAACGGTCGCCCGCTCAAGTCGCTCTCCGACATGATCAAGGGCAAGCAGGGCCGGTTCCGTCAGAACCTGCTCGGCAAGCGCGTTGACTACTCCGGCCGTTCGGTTATTACCGTTGGCCCTTACCTCAAGCTGCACCAGTGCGGTTTGCCCAAAAAGATGGCGCTTGAGCTGTTCAAGCCCTTCATCTATGCCGAACTTGAAAAAAGGGGCCACGCCTCCACAATCAAGAGCGCCAAAAAGATGGTGGAGCGTGAAGAGCTGGTAGTGTGGGATATCCTTTCGGAAGTGGTGCGCGAATACCCCATTCTGCTCAACCGCGCCCCGACCCTGCACCGTCTGGGCATTCAGGCCTTTGAACCCCTGCTGGTTGAAGGCAAGGCCATCCGTCTGCATCCGCTCGTCTGCTCGGCCTACAACGCCGACTTTGACGGTGACCAGATGGCCGTGCACATTCCCCTTTCGGTGGAAGCGCAGATTGAATGCCGCGTGCTTATGATGAGCACCAACAACATTCTCTCGCCCGCCAACGGCGGCCCTGTCATCGTGCCTTCTCAGGATATCGTGCTTGGCCTGTACTACATGACCGCCGAGCGCAGCTTTGAGCTGGGCGAAGGCATGACCTTCTGCGCCCCCTGGGAAGTGGAAGCCGCCTATGATGGCGGACAGGTTTCGCTGCATGCCCGCGTCAAGGTGCGCATGCCCGATGGTCACGTGTACGACACGACCCCCGGCCGTGTGCTCGTGAGCGACATCCTGCCCGAGAAGCTGGGCTTCGAACACGTCAACTGCGTGCTCACCAAGAAGAACATTGCGCGTCTCGTGGGCGCGGCCTACCGCCACTGCGGCATCAAGGCCACGGTCATCCTGTGCGACCGCCTCAAGGACATGGGTTACGAATTCGCCACCAGAGCGGGCGTGACCATCGGCGTGAAAGACCTCACCATTCCTGAAAGCAAGAAGCACATTCTGGCTGCCTCGCAGGCGGAAGTGGACGACATCGAACATCAGTACCGCGACGGTATCATCACCCGTACTGAAAAGTACAACAAGGTGGTTGACGTGTGGACCAAGGCCACACAGGACGTTTCGGCAGAGATGATTAAAGATATCTCTTACGACATCCTCACCGATCCCAAGACCGGCAAGCAGGAAAAGAACCAGAGCTTCAACCCGATCTTCATGATGTCCAATTCGGGCGCTCGTGGTAACCAGGACCAGATGCGCCAGCTCGCGGGCATGCGCGGTCTTATGGCCAAGCCTTCTGGTGAAATCATTGAAACGCCTATCACCTCTTCGTTCCGCGAAGGTCTGTCGGTGTTGCAGTACTTCACCTCCACCCACGGTGCTCGTAAGGGTCTTGCCGATACCGCCCTCAAGACGGCCAACTCCGGTTACCTTACCCGCCGTCTGGTCGACGTTGTGCAGGACGTTATTGTCTGCGAACACGACTGCGGCACTGTGGACGGCATCGAACTGACCCACCTCAAGGACGGCGGCGACATCAAGACCCCGCTGGCCGAGCGCGTCATTGGCCGTGTGCTGCTCTACCCCGTGTTTGATCCCGATGATCCAAACACCGTGCTGATGCCCGAAAACACGCTTATTGAGGAAAAGGAAGCCCAGCTTATCAGCGACAAGGGCATTTCCTCCATCACCGTGCGTTCGCCCCTCACCTGCCAGGCCGAACGCGGCATCTGCGCCCTCTGCTACGGGCGCGACCTTGCCCGCGGCCACCTGGTCAACACTGGCGAAACCGTGGGTATCATCGCGGCCCAGTCCATCGGTGAACCTGGCACGCAGCTTACCATGCGTACCTTCCACATCGGTGGTACGGCTTCGAGCACCATTGAAAAGAACAAGTTTGAAGCCCAGAACGCGGGTCGCGTTATCCTGAACCGCGTGCGCGCCGTCACCAACCGCGACGGCGTGGAACTGGTGCTCGGCAAGAGCGGCCAGCTCACCATTGTGGACGCTCAGGGCCGCGAACGCGAAAAATACATTCTGCCCAACGGCGCACGCCTGCTTGTCCATGACGGGCAGGAAGTGACCAAGGGCGTTGTGCTGGCCGAATGGGATCCGTTCAACGAACCCTTTGTCTGCGAAGAAGAAGGCGTTATCCGTTTTACGGACATCATCGACGGCAAGACCGTGCAGGAAAAGGTGGACGATATTACCCGTCAGGCATCCCTGACCATTATGGAATACCGCACCACCAACTTCCGCCCGTCCATCTCCATCTGCGATGAACACGGCAGCGTCAAAAAGCGTAGCCACGGCGGCACTGCGGCGGTCTACACCCTGCCCGTCGGCTCCATCATCATGATCAAGGACGGCGCAGACATCCAGGCTGGCGACATCATCGCCCGTAAGCCCCGCGAAACATCCAAGACCAAGGATATCGTGGGTGGTCTTCCGCGCGTGGCCGAGCTCTTTGAAGTTCGCAAGCCCAAGGACATGGCCGTGGTTTCCGAAATCGCGGGTACTGTCACCTACGCTGGCGAATCCAAGGGCAAGCGCAAGCTGGTTGTTACGCCTGAAATCGGCGAGGCCAAGGAATACCTTGTGCCAAAGGGCAAGCACATTACCGCTGCTGACGGCGACTTTGTGGAAGCGGGCGATCCGCTGACCGAAGGCTACCCCGAACTGCACGACATTCTGCGCACCCGTGGCGAAAAGTACCTTGCCCGCTACCTTGTGGACGAAATCCAGGAAGTCTACCGCTTCCAGGGCGTGGGTATCGACGACAAGCACATCGAAGTTATTGTGCGTCAGATGCTCAAGAAGGTTACGGTTCTCGATTGCGGCGGCACCAGCTTCCTCGTGGGCGAGCAGGTGGACAAGGCCGAATTCAAGGCCGAAAACCAGAAGGTCATTGCCGAAGGCCGCAAACCCGCTACAGCGGAACCGCTGGTGCTGGGTATCACCCAGGCTTCGTTGACCACATCCTCGTTCATCTCGGCGGCTTCCTTCCAGGAAACCACCAAGGTGCTCACCGAGGCTTCCCTCAAGGGCAAGATGGACTACCTGCGCGGCCTCAAGGAAAACGTCATCGTGGGTCGCCTCATTCCTGCCGGTACCGGCTACCGCGAATACGTCAACGGCGATATCGTGGTTCCCGACCAGAAGGAACGTCCCGACAAGTTCCTTGAAGACCTTGAAGAAAATCCTGTCCTGGTTGACCTGAACAACTAG
- a CDS encoding cytochrome c3 family protein, producing MREKLIRFRTTLPCLLLLICGLAALPGAACGNELVPVTTPAVSKPEMPKVFFPHDKHVDAVEAMNGDCSTCHNMTDAGMSETLKDVTSVPAKKQVAYMHTACTDCHVKAGKGPRLVDCRVCHSERTASEFAGKKK from the coding sequence ATGCGGGAAAAACTTATCAGATTCAGAACCACTCTCCCCTGCCTGTTATTATTGATCTGTGGCCTGGCGGCTTTGCCCGGCGCGGCGTGTGGCAACGAGCTTGTGCCCGTTACCACGCCAGCCGTGAGCAAGCCAGAGATGCCCAAGGTCTTTTTTCCCCATGACAAGCATGTGGACGCAGTGGAGGCCATGAACGGCGACTGTTCAACCTGCCACAACATGACAGATGCAGGCATGTCTGAAACCCTCAAGGACGTAACATCGGTTCCGGCGAAAAAGCAGGTTGCTTACATGCACACCGCCTGCACCGATTGCCACGTCAAAGCTGGCAAGGGCCCGCGTCTTGTGGACTGCCGAGTCTGCCACAGCGAACGCACCGCATCTGAGTTTGCCGGCAAGAAGAAATAG
- the hmcE gene encoding sulfate respiration complex protein HmcE translates to MLDFITGPLFIISIAVFVVGLLVRAVLYVRGLDARLERVAYSYHTERSIPGALASIFKWLIPGGTSGWRAQPVATILFFLLHFGAVLIPLFLLGHTVLLETYVGISLPSLPGGVADVLAIMALSGIVLLALRRLSSPALRQLNSGQDWLILLLTFLPFATGLMARLDGGAYQTWMIAHVLSGELFLLLAPFTKLSHIVLFFMSRAQIGMDFAIKRGGATRGGAFPW, encoded by the coding sequence ATGCTGGATTTCATTACCGGACCACTTTTCATTATTTCAATTGCCGTATTTGTCGTCGGCCTGCTTGTACGCGCAGTATTGTACGTGCGCGGTCTGGATGCACGCCTTGAGCGCGTGGCATACAGCTATCATACCGAGCGCTCCATCCCCGGCGCGCTTGCTTCCATTTTCAAATGGCTTATCCCTGGCGGCACCAGCGGCTGGCGCGCCCAGCCGGTTGCCACCATTCTTTTCTTTCTTTTGCATTTCGGCGCTGTGCTTATACCGCTGTTTCTTCTTGGGCACACGGTTCTGCTTGAAACCTATGTGGGCATAAGCCTGCCGTCGCTCCCTGGCGGCGTTGCCGATGTGCTTGCCATCATGGCTCTTTCCGGCATTGTTCTGCTTGCCTTGCGGCGTCTTTCCTCACCGGCGCTCAGGCAGCTCAACAGCGGCCAGGATTGGCTTATTCTGCTTTTGACCTTTCTGCCCTTTGCCACGGGTCTTATGGCGCGCCTTGACGGCGGCGCCTATCAGACGTGGATGATAGCCCATGTGCTCAGCGGCGAACTGTTTCTTCTGCTGGCCCCCTTCACCAAGCTTTCGCACATTGTCCTCTTCTTTATGTCCCGTGCGCAGATCGGCATGGACTTTGCCATTAAAAGAGGCGGCGCAACGCGCGGCGGCGCTTTCCCCTGGTAA
- the hmcF gene encoding sulfate respiration complex iron-sulfur protein HmcF translates to MSELLCTPTPVTTKEGILDLLKDKGGAQYYAQMKEMKVDQEALARDLEQTCKSRTRTWLSVCAHCAMCADSCFFYRTNNNDPTQIPSYKIQATLGELLRRKGKVDAEFMIKCMDAAWGKCTCCNRCAVYCPHGIDTGVMFSYLRGILFKHGFIPWEMKIGSGMHRVYGAQMDVTEEDWVETCEWMVEEQQDEWPDLEIPVEKENADVMYILNAREVKHYPEDIAQAAILFHVTDTNWTVPREGWENTSLTMFAGDWEGCAQNVKRIYAAIERIKPKVVVGTECGHAHRATVVEGPYWAGRESGDPPVRFMHYVEWIAEMLRTGKIKIDPAKKLKMPCTLQDSCNYVRSHGLGKATREIMSYIAEDFREMDPKGDHNFCCGGGGGLNGIGLYRKERNVGLKNKLDQIKATGAELVISPCHNCWDAIRDMMEVYEEHNIKWSFLKPLLVDMMIIPDHINHNEV, encoded by the coding sequence ATGTCCGAATTGCTGTGCACCCCAACCCCCGTCACCACCAAGGAAGGCATCCTTGATCTGCTGAAGGACAAGGGCGGGGCGCAATATTATGCCCAGATGAAGGAAATGAAGGTCGATCAGGAAGCCCTGGCCCGCGACCTTGAGCAAACCTGCAAATCGCGCACCCGCACATGGCTCAGCGTCTGCGCGCACTGCGCCATGTGCGCGGACAGCTGCTTTTTCTACCGCACCAACAACAACGATCCCACGCAGATTCCCTCGTACAAGATTCAGGCTACGCTGGGCGAGCTGCTGCGCCGCAAAGGCAAGGTTGACGCCGAGTTCATGATCAAGTGCATGGACGCGGCCTGGGGCAAGTGCACCTGCTGCAACCGTTGCGCCGTTTACTGCCCGCACGGCATTGATACAGGCGTTATGTTCAGCTATTTGCGCGGCATCCTCTTCAAGCACGGCTTCATCCCGTGGGAAATGAAAATCGGCTCCGGCATGCACCGCGTTTACGGGGCGCAGATGGACGTGACCGAAGAAGACTGGGTTGAAACCTGCGAATGGATGGTCGAAGAACAACAGGATGAATGGCCCGATCTGGAAATTCCTGTTGAAAAAGAAAACGCGGACGTCATGTACATTCTTAACGCCCGCGAAGTAAAGCACTATCCTGAAGACATAGCTCAGGCCGCCATTCTCTTTCACGTGACGGACACCAACTGGACAGTGCCGCGCGAAGGCTGGGAGAACACCTCTCTCACCATGTTCGCTGGCGACTGGGAAGGCTGCGCGCAGAACGTCAAACGTATCTACGCCGCCATTGAGCGCATCAAGCCCAAGGTGGTTGTGGGCACGGAATGCGGCCACGCCCACCGCGCCACAGTTGTTGAAGGCCCCTACTGGGCCGGACGCGAAAGCGGTGATCCGCCGGTGCGCTTCATGCACTATGTGGAATGGATTGCAGAGATGCTGCGCACAGGCAAGATCAAGATTGATCCTGCCAAAAAGCTCAAGATGCCCTGCACCCTTCAGGATTCGTGCAACTATGTGCGCAGCCACGGGCTTGGCAAGGCCACCCGCGAAATCATGAGCTACATTGCAGAAGATTTTCGCGAAATGGACCCCAAGGGCGACCACAACTTCTGCTGCGGTGGCGGCGGCGGCCTTAACGGCATCGGCCTGTACCGCAAAGAGCGCAACGTGGGCCTGAAAAACAAGCTGGACCAGATAAAGGCAACCGGCGCGGAACTGGTCATAAGCCCCTGCCATAACTGCTGGGACGCCATCCGCGACATGATGGAAGTATACGAGGAACACAACATCAAGTGGTCGTTCCTCAAGCCGCTGCTGGTTGATATGATGATCATTCCGGATCACATCAACCACAACGAAGTATAA
- a CDS encoding response regulator encodes MQKHILLVDSDAESQSRLSQTLQQCNYRVSTASTCAESLAKIASDRPDCVVFDVELEGTSGTIMYSRLRRNASTRSLPAVVCTSVGPRPVCFGTGIPVLSKNCSSEALLSTVSAAMA; translated from the coding sequence ATGCAAAAGCATATTCTCTTGGTAGACAGCGATGCCGAAAGCCAAAGCAGACTGTCCCAAACCCTTCAGCAGTGTAATTACCGGGTAAGCACCGCCAGCACCTGTGCTGAAAGCCTGGCCAAGATTGCCAGCGACAGGCCCGACTGCGTTGTTTTTGATGTGGAGCTGGAGGGAACGTCCGGCACCATCATGTACAGTCGTTTGCGCCGCAATGCGAGCACCAGGTCGCTCCCGGCGGTGGTGTGCACATCTGTTGGGCCCCGGCCTGTGTGCTTTGGAACGGGGATTCCTGTTCTTTCAAAAAACTGTTCGAGCGAAGCGCTGCTTTCTACCGTCAGCGCCGCAATGGCATAG
- a CDS encoding RrF2 family transcriptional regulator, with protein MTMRISTMACHALHLLLCLSEQDDDIPASASELAVCTGISEKFVQKIMRLLQSEGIVKSVRGIAGGHMLARTPDEITLADIIIAVEGGISLPGVSNVAPRGKTALDAWDMVARSMNSSLEAVTLSSVRQSSASAPRQATRRRVAQPSSPLLPETDFGGTNAKAYSLGRQRCRKPKQTVPNPSAV; from the coding sequence ATGACTATGCGTATTTCGACAATGGCCTGCCATGCTTTGCACTTGTTATTGTGCCTTTCTGAACAAGATGACGACATTCCTGCCTCTGCGTCCGAGCTTGCGGTCTGCACAGGCATATCTGAAAAGTTTGTTCAAAAAATCATGCGGCTGCTTCAGTCAGAGGGCATTGTCAAAAGCGTTCGTGGCATTGCCGGAGGCCACATGCTGGCGCGCACTCCTGATGAGATAACGCTGGCCGACATAATTATTGCAGTTGAAGGCGGCATTTCCCTGCCCGGTGTGAGCAATGTTGCCCCCAGGGGCAAAACTGCGCTGGACGCCTGGGATATGGTCGCCCGTTCCATGAACAGTTCGCTCGAAGCTGTGACTCTTAGTTCCGTTCGACAGAGTAGTGCTTCAGCGCCGCGGCAAGCCACCCGCCGCAGGGTGGCGCAACCCTCTTCTCCGCTTCTGCCGGAGACCGACTTCGGAGGCACCAATGCAAAAGCATATTCTCTTGGTAGACAGCGATGCCGAAAGCCAAAGCAGACTGTCCCAAACCCTTCAGCAGTGTAA
- a CDS encoding RrF2 family transcriptional regulator: MKLSAKTRYAARILLFLAKNGLEKPVSSSQLAAQTGISSQFSEQILRQLRLAGITGSIRGAKGGHVLLRKPEELTFGCIVKLMEGGIELTNCMEKPGECARFDGCEVRKAWENLQATLDGVFESITLRDLMHDPHILL, encoded by the coding sequence ATGAAGCTTTCTGCAAAAACCCGGTATGCCGCCAGGATCCTGCTTTTTCTGGCAAAAAACGGTCTTGAGAAACCGGTCTCTTCAAGCCAGTTGGCTGCACAAACTGGCATAAGCTCACAATTCAGCGAACAGATCTTGCGCCAGCTGCGTCTGGCTGGCATAACGGGCAGCATCCGCGGGGCCAAGGGCGGCCATGTGCTTTTGCGCAAGCCCGAAGAACTCACATTTGGGTGCATTGTCAAACTGATGGAAGGCGGCATCGAACTGACAAACTGCATGGAAAAGCCCGGCGAGTGCGCGCGTTTTGATGGATGTGAAGTCAGAAAAGCCTGGGAGAACCTGCAGGCGACACTTGATGGCGTTTTTGAGTCAATTACACTGCGCGATCTCATGCACGACCCGCACATTCTCCTGTAG
- a CDS encoding respiratory nitrate reductase subunit gamma has translation MTTLFYILGYLAVAGFFCMAYLKIKSYLAASPLHVRWELYPVPHEGSKTVYGGSFMEEKDWWTKPRHIAHMGDVKALLTEVLFLHATFEHNLKLWVRTYPFHVGMYMLMGGTIVVLFAAIAQVLGLNPQGGLMIFVGNVISACALAGTLCIIVGGVSLVLRRRADEGLRRYSTPEHYFNLLVFVLFGVLGLAAWATAPSYFELARTFMYNLITFHFAPQTNVLFSLHLLVGFFLLIWIPMTHMGHVFMKYFTYHDIRWGDEPTNYSPKNQQKIMDALKFNVTWSADHINGDGQPKTWVDVATTNPAAPKKED, from the coding sequence ATGACCACACTTTTTTACATTCTTGGCTATCTGGCGGTAGCCGGCTTTTTCTGCATGGCCTACCTCAAGATCAAATCGTATCTTGCAGCCAGCCCCCTGCACGTGCGCTGGGAGCTGTACCCCGTGCCTCACGAAGGCTCCAAGACGGTGTACGGCGGCAGCTTTATGGAAGAAAAGGACTGGTGGACCAAGCCTCGTCACATCGCTCACATGGGCGACGTCAAGGCCCTGCTGACCGAAGTGCTTTTCCTGCACGCCACCTTTGAACACAACCTCAAGCTCTGGGTGCGCACCTATCCCTTCCATGTGGGCATGTACATGCTCATGGGGGGCACCATCGTGGTGCTGTTTGCCGCCATCGCGCAGGTTCTGGGCCTCAACCCCCAGGGCGGTCTGATGATCTTTGTCGGCAATGTTATCAGCGCCTGTGCCCTGGCTGGCACGCTGTGCATCATTGTGGGCGGCGTCAGCCTTGTTTTGCGCCGTCGCGCCGATGAAGGCCTGCGCCGCTACAGCACCCCCGAGCATTACTTCAACCTGCTTGTCTTCGTGCTCTTCGGCGTGCTGGGCCTGGCTGCCTGGGCTACCGCTCCTTCCTACTTCGAGCTGGCCCGCACCTTCATGTACAACCTGATCACGTTCCACTTTGCCCCGCAGACCAACGTGCTGTTCAGCCTGCACCTGCTGGTGGGCTTCTTCCTGCTGATCTGGATTCCCATGACCCACATGGGCCACGTCTTCATGAAGTACTTCACCTACCACGACATCCGCTGGGGTGACGAACCCACCAACTACAGCCCCAAGAACCAGCAGAAGATCATGGACGCCCTGAAGTTCAACGTCACGTGGTCTGCCGATCATATCAATGGCGATGGCCAGCCCAAG